The window CCAGAAATCGATAACAGTATTTTGAGCAATAGTGAGAATCCAGGTTTTAAACTGAAAATGAGGATCAAACATATCGAGTTTAGACAATACTTTTGAAAAAACATTTACGGTGATTTCATCGGCATCGTTTTCATCTCTTACCTTTTTCATGACAAAGGAGAAAACATCCACCCAAAAAACGTTGATGAGTTTAGTCTGGGCCTTCTGATCTTTATCCTTGGCCTTCTGTATGAGCAGGAATAGCTGTTCGTCATTCATTAATAACAAATATAGCGTATTTGGGGCATAATTGCAAAAGGGAAAACAGCGAATCTGCTTCTGCTTGCAAAGTTCTCATCAAAGCATTTTCAGGTTTCCACGAATTTGCTTATTTGCGGTTTCTGCTTTTTCTCTTCCTTCTGAATTTACTATCTTTGCCTCTTAAAATTTTAAAGTTAACAATCAATGAATTCCTTTATAGAAGAACTGAAATGGCGTGGTCTGTTTGCCGATATGATGCCAGGAACCGATGAACAACTGAATAAAGAGGTAACTACTGCATATATTGGTTTTGATCCTACTGCCGATTCTTTACATATCGGAAGCCTTATCCAGATAAAAATTTTAGCTCACTTCCAGCAGCATGGCCATAAGCCGATTGCTTTGGTAGGAGGTGCTACAGGAATGATTGGAGACCCTTCCGGGAAATCAGCTGAAAGAAATCTACTGGATGAAGAAACTCTTTTACACTATGTTGACTGTTTAAAGAACCAACTTTCAAAATTCTTGAATTTTGATGGAAATGAACCCAATAAAGCTGAATTGGTGAACAACTATGACTGGATGAAGAATATTTCTTTCCTTGATTTTGCTAAAAATGTTGGGAAAAATATTACCGTCAACTATATGATGGCTAAAGATTCAGTAAAGAAAAGACTTTCCGGAGACGCAGGTGTTGATGGAATGAGTTTTACAGAGTTCACCTACCAGTTAATTCAGGGATATGATTTCCTTCACTTGTACCAAAACAACAATGTAAAATTACAGATGGGAGGTTCTGACCAGTGGGGAAATATCACTACAGGAACAGAATTGATCCGTAGAAAAGCTCAGGGAGAAGCCTTTGCATTAACGGTTCCTTTGATAACAAAAGCTGACGGTTCTAAATTCGGAAAGTCTGAAAGCGGAGAAAATTATTGGCTTGACAAAAAGAAAACATCTCCTTACAAATTCTACCAGTTCTGGCTGAATGCTACTGATGATGATGCTGAAAGATTCATCAAGTTTTACACTTTCCTTGGAAAAGAAGAAATTGAAGCTTTGATTGAAGAGCATAAAACAGCTGCACACGAAAGAAAGCTGCAAAAGAAACTTGCTGAAGAGGTAACAGTTTGGGTACATGGAAGAGAAGAATATGAAAAGGCACTCAAGGCTTCCGAAATTCTTTTCGGACGTTCTACTGCTGAAGATCTGGTAAGCCTTGATGAGGAAATATTCCTTGAAGTTTTTGACGGGGTTCCTCAGAAAGAAATTGCAAAAGCTGATGTTTTAGGGGTAAATATTGTAGATCTTCTTTCTGAAAAATCAGGTTTCTTAAAATCTAAGAGCGAAGCACAAAGAGAGATTAAAGGAAATGCGATCTCTGTCAACAAGCAAAAAGTAAATGATACTTTTACGGCTAATGAAACTGATCTTATTGACGGTAAATTCTTATTGCTGCAAAAAGGTAAGAAAAGCTACTTTATTGTTAAGGTAGATTAATCTTAATACCATAGTAAATATAAAAACAGGCGCAGAGATGAATCCCAGCGCCTGTTTTATGTCCTAAAAATTTGATATTAAAATGTATAGCTTGTAGAAGCTGATAAATACTGTCCGCTGGAAGTTCCTTCTTTCTTAAGTTCTCCGTCTACCCAGATCTGAACCTTCAAAGTAGCAGAAGCATCCGGTCCGATAGCATTTACTGCAACATTGGCACTGTATGCTCCCGATTCTGATGTCACCTCAGGGCTGCTCCACGTTGATCCGCTAAGACTTGATGCTGTAGTGGGGTTACCGTCAATTCCGTACACCGCTACATCAATATTACTGCCTGATGAAGCGATTGCCTTAAAAACTACTTTATGACTTTTTCCTGCTCCATTCACATTGTTGTCATCATCATCATTACTGCATGAAGCTGTAAACCCAATAAGCATTACTGCTATTACTGCCACAAATGCACCTCTTAACAGCTGGTTCATTCTCAT of the Chryseobacterium viscerum genome contains:
- the tyrS gene encoding tyrosine--tRNA ligase; this translates as MNSFIEELKWRGLFADMMPGTDEQLNKEVTTAYIGFDPTADSLHIGSLIQIKILAHFQQHGHKPIALVGGATGMIGDPSGKSAERNLLDEETLLHYVDCLKNQLSKFLNFDGNEPNKAELVNNYDWMKNISFLDFAKNVGKNITVNYMMAKDSVKKRLSGDAGVDGMSFTEFTYQLIQGYDFLHLYQNNNVKLQMGGSDQWGNITTGTELIRRKAQGEAFALTVPLITKADGSKFGKSESGENYWLDKKKTSPYKFYQFWLNATDDDAERFIKFYTFLGKEEIEALIEEHKTAAHERKLQKKLAEEVTVWVHGREEYEKALKASEILFGRSTAEDLVSLDEEIFLEVFDGVPQKEIAKADVLGVNIVDLLSEKSGFLKSKSEAQREIKGNAISVNKQKVNDTFTANETDLIDGKFLLLQKGKKSYFIVKVD